In Zonotrichia albicollis isolate bZonAlb1 chromosome 11, bZonAlb1.hap1, whole genome shotgun sequence, a single genomic region encodes these proteins:
- the SELENOS gene encoding selenoprotein S — protein MDLGDGGAAAGPGPALGRGGLEALQHTVGSVLSGYGWYLLLAAVAVYLLVQKVSRGLAARPGGRPGAAEAAEEPDVVVRRQEALVAARLRMQEELNAQAEKYKEKQRQLEEERRRQKIAMWESMQEGKSYKGNLKLNQQEAESGASASAVPKSKPNKKPLRGGGYNPLSGEGGGMCSWRPGRRGPSAGG, from the exons ATGGATCTCGGGGACGGCGGCGCCGCGGCCGGGCCCGGGCCGGCGCTGGGCCGGGGCGGGCTGGAGGCGCTGCAGCACACGG TGGGCTCGGTGCTGTCCGGCTATGGCTGGTACCTGCTGCTGGCCGCCGTCGCCGTGTACCTGCTCGTGCAGAAGGTGTCCCGCGGGCTGGCGGCGCGGCCCGGCGGGCGGCCCGGAGCGGCGGAGGCGGCCGAGG AGCCTGATGTGGTGGTGAGAAGGCAGGAAGCTTTGGTAGCAGCTCGCCTCAGGATGCAAGAGGAATTGAATGCACAAgcagaaaaatacaaagaaaagcaaagacag CTGGAGGAGGAGCGGCGACGGCAGAAGATCGCGATGTGGGAGAGCATGCAGGAAGGAAAGAGCTACAAAGGAAACCTGAAACTGAACCAG CAAGAAGCAGAATCTGGTGCCTCTGCCTCAGCAGTCCCGAAATcgaaaccaaacaaaaagccctTGAGAGGAGGTG GCTACAACCCCCTGtctggagaaggaggagggatGTGCTCCTGGAGGCCGGGCCGGCGGGGCCCGTCCGCGGGGGGATGA